TTTAATGAATTTGCTTCAAAAGAAGGAATTGTTAAAAATGGTAAGTTATTTGATGGGGATGATATTCGAGAAGGATTGACCTGTATCGTAGCATTAAAGGTCCCAGAACAAATGTTAGAATTCGTTGGACAAACCAAAGATAAATTAGGTACTCCTGAAGCAAAAATGATAGTTGAAGAAGTTGTAACTAAATATCTTGATCAATGAATAAACGAACATAAAGCAAGTGCTAAAAAAGTTCTTGAAAAAGTCAAAAAAGCCTATGAATTAAGAATAGAAGAACGTAAATTACGTGAAGAAACACGTAAATCTAAAAAAGTTCTTAAAGAAAAAATGATCCTTAGTGATAAACTTACTCCTGCTACATCTAAAAAACCTATGGAGAAAGAACTTTTCATAGTCGAAGGGGATTCGGCTGGAGGATCTGCTAAAAGTGGTAGAGATAGAAAGTATCAGGCTATTCTACCATTACGTGGTAAGGTTATTAATTCTGAAAAGAAAAAATTGATTGAAGTTCTTAAAAATACCGAAATAAGTACAATTATTAACACAATTGGTGCAGGATTCGGAAAAGAATTTGACTTAGACAAAGCACAATACGGAAAAATCATCATTATGACCGATGCCGATACCGATGGTGCTCATATTCAAATCTTATTATTAACTTTCTTTTACCGTTTTATGAAACAATTAATTGAGGATGGTAGAGTTTTTATCGCTTTACCACCGTTATATAAAGTAACGTTTAAAGCAAATAAAAAAGTTGTTTATGCTTGAGATGATGATGATTTAAGAGAAATTACAGAAAACACTAAACAAGCTTATGAACTCCAACGTTATAAAGGTCTTGGGGAAATGAATGCTGATCAATTATGAGAAACAACAATGAACCCAGAAACAAGAACATTAATTAAAGCGACAATTGATGATGCTTCATTAGCTGAACGTAGAGTTAGTGTGTTAATGGGTGAAAAAGCGGAATTTAGACGTGAATGAATTGATCAAAATGTGGATTTTTCAAATGAAGATGACTTTGTTTTAAAAACATTAGAATAATTATGTTTAACAGTCCGAGTAATCGGATTGTTTTTGTTACATTGAACAAAATTAAAACATTAAAAAATATATAAAATTAGTATAATTTTAATAACTTATTAAACAATTAAGGAAATTATGAGCAAAGATAAGAAAAAAATTAATGTAAAGAAGATTATTGACTTCTTTGATCTTAATATCATCAATGGTGATAATGCTGATATTGATTACAATGATGTTTATCAACCTGCAATTAAACGTGTAGGGCTTGAATTAGCTGAACATTTTGAGAATGATCGTATCAATAAAAACATAATTGCTTGGGGAACTGGGGAATCAACTTGATTCTCATTAATTGGTAAGCAAAAAGCAATTGAATCATTAGAATGAGTTTTTTCACGTAAACCACCTCTTGTTGTTTTATCAAAAGGGGTTAATAAACCTGCAATCAATTGAATCGTTGATGTTGCAAATAAATACAAAGTACCAGTTGCTTTAGTAAACACAAGTACATCATACATCTCAACAAATATTGGTTCGTATTTAAATAACTTTTTTGGTGAAGTTATCCAAGTGCATGGAACATTAGTTCTTATCGGTGGGGTAGGTGTTTTAATTACTGGAGCAAGTGGTGTCGGAAAATCTGAAGCCGCCTTGCAATTAGTACAACAAGGTAATGTGCTTATTTCTGATGATGCTGTGTTAATTAAGGATAATGGTAACTTGTTTATTGGTTCATCACCAAATATTACACGTAATTTCCTTGAAATTAGAGGTATTGGACTAGTTGATGTAACGAAGTTATATGGAATTGCGTCTGTGGCAAATTCATCAGTAATTGACTTGGTTATTGAATTAGTTAAACAAGATCCAGGAAACGAATTCGACCGTTTAGGCACTGATTTCTTAGAATATCCAGTTTTTGGACGTTCAATTAAAAAAATGCAAGTACCAATT
The nucleotide sequence above comes from Mycoplasma sp. Pen4. Encoded proteins:
- the parE gene encoding DNA topoisomerase IV subunit B produces the protein MSRNEYNADSIQQLKGLEAVRKRPGMYIGGTDVHGLHHLVWEIVDNAIDEALAGFANRISVTLKADGSVVVSDNGRGIPVDKVKGENRTAVELVFTELHAGGKFNSGAYKTAGGLHGVGSSVVNALSTKLAVTVARDKKLYRTVFQQDKILERTHEVGTSKTTGTTVEFWPDYVFFKKAKLSFDKISERLKESSFLISNLKISLKDENSGREEHYEYSKGLEAFVKFLNDSKDSITEPISFKDERKGVEVDFAFQWTDSYNELTLSFVNNVKTRDGGTHEVGLKTAFTKVFNEFASKEGIVKNGKLFDGDDIREGLTCIVALKVPEQMLEFVGQTKDKLGTPEAKMIVEEVVTKYLDQWINEHKASAKKVLEKVKKAYELRIEERKLREETRKSKKVLKEKMILSDKLTPATSKKPMEKELFIVEGDSAGGSAKSGRDRKYQAILPLRGKVINSEKKKLIEVLKNTEISTIINTIGAGFGKEFDLDKAQYGKIIIMTDADTDGAHIQILLLTFFYRFMKQLIEDGRVFIALPPLYKVTFKANKKVVYAWDDDDLREITENTKQAYELQRYKGLGEMNADQLWETTMNPETRTLIKATIDDASLAERRVSVLMGEKAEFRREWIDQNVDFSNEDDFVLKTLE
- the hprK gene encoding HPr(Ser) kinase/phosphatase, which encodes MSKDKKKINVKKIIDFFDLNIINGDNADIDYNDVYQPAIKRVGLELAEHFENDRINKNIIAWGTGESTWFSLIGKQKAIESLEWVFSRKPPLVVLSKGVNKPAINWIVDVANKYKVPVALVNTSTSYISTNIGSYLNNFFGEVIQVHGTLVLIGGVGVLITGASGVGKSEAALQLVQQGNVLISDDAVLIKDNGNLFIGSSPNITRNFLEIRGIGLVDVTKLYGIASVANSSVIDLVIELVKQDPGNEFDRLGTDFLEYPVFGRSIKKMQVPIKEGGSAASLIKAAVNTFLARMDGMNVVELLYERAQNDDE